The DNA region TCGGAATGGTGCGAACCGTAGGTGTTGATATGTTCGATCGCCTCGTCGGTGTTCTTTACCACGCGCGCGGAGATGATAGTGTCCAGGTACTCGGTCGTCCAGTCCGCCTCGGTGGCCTCGGGCAATCCGGCGGGAAGACCCTCGATATGCTTCGCGCTCTTTTTATCGATACGCACCTCTACCTTATTCTTAATGAGCGCCTTGATGACCGCGAGAGCATGGGGATAGTCCTTATGGATGAGTAAAGTCTCGGCGGCGTTGCATACGGACGGGCGCGAGACCTTCGCGTTGACCGTGATCGCCTCGGCCTTCGCCTTATCGGCGGACTTATCGATATAGATATGGCATACGCCCTTATCGTGCTTGATAACCGGTATCCGTGACGCCTCGACTACCGCGCGGATAAGGCTTTCGCCGCCACGGGGTATGACGAGATCGATATACCGGTCGAGCTTCAGCAGGAGGTTGACTATTTCATGCTCGGTACGGTCGACCAGCTGGACGGCGTCGCGGGGGAATTTGCACGCCTCGAGCGCCTCGCGGATCGACCCGGCGATCGCCTGGTTCGAGTTGACCGCCTCCTTACCGCCGCGCAGGATGACCGTGTTGCCGGACTTGAGGGTGAGTGCGGCCGCGTCGCTCGTGACATTCGGACGCGATTCATAGATCATCGCAACCACCCCGATAGGGACGCGCACCTTCTGTATCTTCAGCCCGTTGGGGCGGCGGGTAATCA from Brevinematales bacterium includes:
- a CDS encoding glutamate-5-semialdehyde dehydrogenase, with the protein product MNGMQEYAEGIAKRAKDVVYEVAAKSTTEKNAALKAMADSINDHRSYITDVNKKDLEYALSQGKNPAYIDRLTLNDQRIDGMIRAIKDIIALPDPVGSGTLITRRPNGLKIQKVRVPIGVVAMIYESRPNVTSDAAALTLKSGNTVILRGGKEAVNSNQAIAGSIREALEACKFPRDAVQLVDRTEHEIVNLLLKLDRYIDLVIPRGGESLIRAVVEASRIPVIKHDKGVCHIYIDKSADKAKAEAITVNAKVSRPSVCNAAETLLIHKDYPHALAVIKALIKNKVEVRIDKKSAKHIEGLPAGLPEATEADWTTEYLDTIISARVVKNTDEAIEHINTYGSHHSDAIVSEDYDNVQAFLDKVDSAAVYANASTRFTDGGEFGLGAEVGISTQKLHVRGPMGLEGLTTEKWVIYGSGQIRG